From the Nodularia sphaerocarpa UHCC 0038 genome, the window TAAAATACTTGTTATTCCTTGTCCGTGGTCAATGCCAATGGTGTTGCCGTGAACCCGAAATCCTTGTGATACTGTACCTACCAACGCTACTGTACCAGATGCTGGGGAGACTACGGGTGAACCCGCAGCACCAGCGTAGTCAACGCCACGATGGTAGTAATCATTTGCAAATTTACCATTATAGTAACGACGTACACCATATATTGTTGTTATCCGCCCTCCATTTGGTTTGAGGAGTGGGCCATTCCAATGCTTTTGCGGTGTTTGGATGGCTTTGAAAGCTGCTACGCGTTGGAGTTCATGTTCTGTGGCTCTCACTCCCGCTCTTCCAGGTGGCAAATTAATCCTTTGTGTGGGAAAGGTGCGATTACGCAAATTCACCGCCAAGTTCTGCACTTGATTATCCCCGGAAACTTTCAGTGTCATCGTTCCAGGTTGATTCAGTGGAGTTGTGGGAATTAAAGCCCGATATTTATTGGGGGCGATCGCAAATGCTGGATAAGATTTTTCACCGACAGTCACGGTGGGATTACTACCATTTGCTGGATTATCTACGTTAATCAGCACAGAGAGGGTATCCCCCAACTGAGGATTACTCGGAGTCACTTGGGCTTGCAAAGCATCTACAGGCGAAGCCAAGATGACAACAAACACAGATGCAAATATGCCGATGAATAAGTTTTTTATCTGGCGGTTAGATTTCCAGACTTTGAAACTCAAATAGGACAATTTATGGTCAGATTCTCTAGTGTGATGATCGATAGTCATGGAGCTACAAAACAATCTCTTACTTCTGTTCACAAACAGACTAACTCATAGACGCTGGTGTTTCCTCGCTGAGGCAGATTTTTTAGATTCTCTAGTATAAACTTAAATG encodes:
- a CDS encoding M23 family metallopeptidase, encoding MTIDHHTRESDHKLSYLSFKVWKSNRQIKNLFIGIFASVFVVILASPVDALQAQVTPSNPQLGDTLSVLINVDNPANGSNPTVTVGEKSYPAFAIAPNKYRALIPTTPLNQPGTMTLKVSGDNQVQNLAVNLRNRTFPTQRINLPPGRAGVRATEHELQRVAAFKAIQTPQKHWNGPLLKPNGGRITTIYGVRRYYNGKFANDYYHRGVDYAGAAGSPVVSPASGTVALVGTVSQGFRVHGNTIGIDHGQGITSILMHLNSINVKEGDFVKAGQLVGTVGSTGASTGPHLHWGLYVNGQSVDPVPWRLNGID